One genomic window of Geoanaerobacter pelophilus includes the following:
- a CDS encoding phosphoribosylaminoimidazolesuccinocarboxamide synthase: MSKPILQTEFPDLKLAGRGKVRDIYDMGDTLLIVTSDRISAFDVIMNEGIPDKGYVLTQISAFWFHQMEDIIPNHIISTDVKDFPAECQKYADQLEGRSMLVKKAKPLPAECIVRGYLSGSGWKDYKATGSVCGIKLPEGLLESSKLPEPIFTPSTKAELGTHDENITFEQMVEMCGRELAEKVRDVTLKIYSKARDIADSKGIIIADTKFEYGIYNGELIIIDECMTPDSSRFWPKDGYKPGGAQPSFDKQYLRDYLETLDWDKTAPAPDLPEEVYRKTGEKYMEALVKLTGKGK; this comes from the coding sequence ATGAGCAAACCAATCCTGCAGACCGAATTTCCTGATCTCAAGCTTGCCGGTCGCGGCAAGGTCCGGGACATCTACGACATGGGCGATACGCTGCTTATCGTAACCTCCGATCGGATCTCCGCCTTTGACGTCATCATGAACGAGGGGATACCGGATAAAGGATATGTCCTCACCCAGATATCAGCTTTCTGGTTCCATCAGATGGAGGATATCATCCCCAACCATATCATCTCCACCGACGTGAAAGATTTCCCGGCTGAATGCCAGAAATACGCTGATCAGCTGGAAGGCCGCTCCATGCTGGTTAAAAAAGCCAAGCCGCTCCCTGCCGAATGCATTGTGCGCGGCTACTTGTCCGGTTCGGGGTGGAAAGATTACAAGGCAACCGGCTCGGTATGTGGCATCAAACTCCCGGAAGGGCTGTTGGAGTCATCCAAGCTACCGGAGCCGATCTTCACCCCTTCCACCAAGGCGGAACTCGGTACCCACGACGAAAACATCACCTTCGAGCAGATGGTCGAGATGTGCGGCAGAGAACTGGCTGAAAAGGTCCGCGACGTCACCCTCAAGATCTACAGCAAAGCTCGGGATATCGCTGACAGCAAAGGGATCATCATTGCCGATACCAAGTTCGAGTATGGCATTTACAACGGGGAATTGATCATCATCGACGAATGCATGACCCCGGATTCCAGTCGCTTCTGGCCCAAGGACGGCTACAAGCCAGGCGGCGCCCAACCCTCATTCGACAAGCAGTATCTGCGCGACTACCTGGAGACGCTCGATTGGGACAAAACCGCCCCGGCGCCAGATCTGCCGGAGGAAGTCTACCGGAAGACCGGCGAGAAGTACATGGAGGCGCTGGTAAAACTTACCGGCAAAGGGAAGTAG
- a CDS encoding class II aldolase/adducin family protein, with protein sequence MIDQIAKYKAKLLADRSAQPERIAFSAKDDVVISDGEHSLAVLAESILARLNCLALVVAAPSLPFADYLVARAPLADTAIIPRDTETRTFLHDIPFIRASELGEGDPAERIATILGSRKGVIVEGVGIIANGALTVEQAFINWSSVFHSTFVKYLEDLLTAGFLLPGEAEAFREFRTNWLKPLTAEGLTFRDGPLTDHATILDEMARVGRYTVERGLVDSFFGNISCRNNDMIYISQTASSLDELAGCIDPVPFGNSSTTGITASSELAAHRRVYETGDALTILHGHPKFGVVMSMVCEEQHCAVTDCWRDCDKVRIMGGTPVVAGEIGAGGLAKRVPPVIGGPGRALVYGHGVFTIGRRDFAEAFRALVEVENWCRNEYFRRLDARL encoded by the coding sequence ATGATCGATCAGATCGCCAAATATAAGGCCAAGCTGTTGGCCGACCGCTCGGCACAGCCGGAGAGAATCGCCTTTAGCGCCAAGGACGATGTGGTCATTTCGGACGGGGAACACTCCCTGGCGGTGCTTGCTGAGAGCATCCTGGCCAGACTCAACTGTCTTGCCCTGGTGGTTGCTGCGCCGTCGCTGCCGTTTGCCGATTATCTCGTGGCCCGCGCCCCGCTTGCTGACACTGCCATTATCCCGCGCGACACCGAGACCCGGACCTTTCTCCACGATATCCCGTTCATTCGCGCCTCGGAACTGGGGGAGGGGGACCCTGCCGAGCGTATCGCCACGATCCTGGGCAGCAGGAAAGGCGTCATCGTCGAAGGGGTCGGCATCATTGCCAACGGCGCCCTGACCGTGGAACAGGCGTTCATTAACTGGTCATCGGTGTTTCACTCGACTTTTGTCAAATATCTCGAAGACCTCCTTACCGCGGGCTTTCTGCTCCCCGGCGAGGCCGAGGCGTTCCGGGAGTTCCGCACGAACTGGCTGAAGCCGCTTACTGCCGAGGGGCTGACGTTCCGCGACGGGCCGCTGACTGACCATGCAACGATTCTCGACGAAATGGCGCGGGTCGGGAGGTACACGGTAGAGCGGGGGTTGGTGGACTCCTTCTTCGGCAATATCTCCTGCCGCAATAACGACATGATCTACATCTCTCAGACCGCCTCCAGCCTGGACGAACTGGCAGGGTGCATTGATCCGGTGCCGTTCGGAAATTCATCCACTACCGGCATTACCGCCTCCAGCGAGCTTGCCGCCCATCGCCGGGTCTATGAGACCGGCGATGCCCTGACCATTCTCCATGGCCATCCGAAATTCGGCGTGGTGATGAGCATGGTCTGCGAAGAGCAGCATTGCGCCGTGACCGACTGCTGGCGGGACTGTGATAAGGTCCGGATCATGGGCGGAACACCGGTGGTTGCCGGCGAGATCGGTGCCGGGGGGCTGGCGAAGCGGGTGCCGCCGGTGATCGGCGGGCCGGGCCGGGCGTTGGTTTACGGGCACGGGGTCTTTACCATTGGCAGGCGGGATTTTGCCGAGGCGTTTCGCGCCCTGGTCGAGGTTGAAAACTGGTGCCGGAACGAGTATTTCCGGCGGCTGGATGCACGATTGTGA
- a CDS encoding aldehyde ferredoxin oxidoreductase family protein: MHGWTGNILNVDLTSGRIWRSKIPEHFLHEYLGGRGLGVRLMRGAYRLDPFDPEMPLIFAVGPLCGTPAPTAARLAVVSRSPLTGTIYDCSAGGRFAWRLKAAGVDVLRIIGRSAAPVVLSIKGENAELLPAAELWGKRVKETVALLAEHGSVAAIGPAGENGVLYANIMMGEGNSVGRGGLGAVMGAKGLKAVTVNGDAKLVIADPDRFDHARADVMRLFRASPVIFGELGIAEFGTPALVDLMRQRRMAPTENFRKTVFAASENYSGPAIKRDFQAKKDGCYGCPIQCKKSTPKGEHLPEYETVSHFGGLNGIADLSAIVKANTLCNELGMDTITVAATISAWGEAHGRFPVAEELSGLLEDAAFRRGDGEALALGSRRLAEELGRPELSMSVKSLELPAYDPRGAYGMALAYCTSNRGGCHLRAYPISHEILRKPVPTDRFSFSGKARIIKIAEDTNAAVDSLVACKFSFFGATLEEYAELLSATTGVEYTPQSLKEIGDRICLTERFYNCANGFTISDDLLPERFFSEAGSSGEGIEVPAIDRSRFDEELQKYYRIRGLTSQGTFEDSHWLERQP, translated from the coding sequence ATGCACGGTTGGACTGGAAACATACTCAATGTTGATCTGACCTCAGGCCGGATCTGGCGCTCGAAGATCCCCGAGCACTTTCTACACGAGTATCTCGGCGGGCGGGGGCTCGGCGTCAGGCTGATGCGCGGCGCTTACCGGCTCGACCCGTTCGATCCCGAGATGCCGTTGATCTTCGCCGTGGGGCCGCTCTGCGGCACTCCAGCGCCCACTGCGGCGCGGCTGGCGGTGGTGTCGCGCTCGCCCCTGACCGGGACCATCTACGACTGCTCGGCCGGCGGGCGTTTTGCCTGGCGACTGAAAGCAGCAGGAGTCGATGTTCTACGGATTATCGGTCGCAGCGCTGCTCCAGTGGTGCTATCGATAAAGGGAGAGAATGCCGAACTGCTTCCAGCTGCCGAGCTCTGGGGGAAGCGGGTGAAAGAGACCGTTGCGCTGCTTGCCGAGCACGGCAGCGTGGCTGCCATTGGTCCGGCAGGCGAGAACGGCGTGCTTTACGCCAATATCATGATGGGCGAGGGGAACTCGGTCGGCCGCGGCGGCCTCGGCGCCGTGATGGGGGCCAAGGGGCTTAAGGCGGTAACTGTGAATGGCGACGCCAAGCTTGTCATCGCTGATCCCGACCGGTTCGACCATGCCAGGGCGGACGTGATGCGGCTCTTCCGGGCTTCCCCGGTGATTTTCGGCGAACTGGGGATTGCCGAGTTCGGCACCCCGGCCCTGGTCGACCTGATGCGGCAGCGGCGGATGGCCCCCACCGAGAACTTCCGCAAGACCGTGTTTGCCGCTTCGGAAAACTATTCCGGCCCGGCGATCAAGCGTGATTTCCAGGCAAAGAAGGATGGCTGCTACGGCTGCCCGATCCAGTGCAAGAAGAGCACTCCGAAGGGGGAACACCTACCGGAGTACGAGACGGTTTCGCACTTCGGCGGCTTGAACGGGATTGCCGATCTCTCTGCCATTGTCAAAGCCAATACCCTGTGTAATGAACTCGGCATGGACACCATCACCGTTGCGGCCACCATCTCGGCCTGGGGCGAGGCCCATGGGCGTTTCCCTGTTGCCGAAGAACTTTCCGGGCTGCTGGAAGATGCGGCGTTCCGGCGGGGCGACGGCGAGGCCCTGGCGTTAGGTTCCAGGCGCCTGGCGGAAGAGCTTGGGCGTCCCGAGCTCTCCATGAGCGTCAAGTCGCTGGAACTCCCGGCGTATGATCCGCGCGGCGCCTACGGCATGGCCCTGGCCTACTGCACCAGCAACCGCGGCGGCTGTCACCTGCGCGCCTACCCGATCTCCCACGAGATCCTCAGAAAGCCGGTGCCGACCGACCGCTTCTCCTTCTCGGGCAAGGCACGGATCATCAAGATCGCCGAGGACACCAATGCCGCGGTTGACTCGCTGGTTGCCTGCAAGTTCTCCTTCTTCGGCGCGACCCTGGAGGAATATGCCGAGCTGCTCAGTGCAACCACAGGGGTGGAGTATACCCCGCAGTCGCTGAAAGAGATCGGTGACCGGATCTGCCTGACCGAGCGCTTCTATAACTGCGCAAACGGCTTTACCATAAGCGATGACCTGTTGCCGGAAAGGTTCTTTAGCGAGGCCGGTTCCAGCGGCGAAGGGATCGAGGTCCCAGCGATCGACCGCAGCCGGTTTGACGAGGAGCTGCAAAAGTATTATCGAATCCGGGGGCTGACCTCACAAGGGACTTTTGAAGATTCGCACTGGCTGGAGCGTCAGCCATGA
- a CDS encoding mannose-1-phosphate guanylyltransferase: protein MYAVILAGGSGTRFWPLSRKRTPKQLMSVFGGRSMLQRTIDRVLPLKPKRILVITNAEQAAATAEQLAYVKGVPLDIIAEPVGRNTAPAIGLAAAVIARHDSQGVMVVLPADHFIADEERFRATLLAAREPAFNGYLVTLGITPDRPETGYGYIEADKAYRGAGPYPVKRFVEKPNLEKALEYLEAGSFYWNSGMFLWRADTILEEMSSHMPELYRELDGLDSGSDIWEIADLKPQIEAIYGRIASESIDYGIMEKSEKVEVLPAEFGWSDVGSWSAMPALLEADTNGNVAMNDTRLIAIDAKGCLVNGSGKLVALVGVSDLAVVNTDDALLVCPLDRAQDVKKVVEELERQGKKELL from the coding sequence ATGTACGCAGTAATCCTTGCCGGAGGCTCCGGCACCCGCTTCTGGCCACTGTCCCGCAAGCGGACTCCCAAGCAGTTGATGTCGGTATTCGGCGGCAGGTCCATGCTGCAGAGGACGATTGACCGGGTGTTGCCGCTGAAGCCGAAACGGATCCTCGTGATTACCAATGCGGAACAGGCAGCTGCAACAGCAGAGCAGCTTGCCTACGTCAAGGGGGTGCCGCTCGATATCATTGCCGAGCCGGTGGGGCGTAATACCGCCCCGGCCATAGGGCTGGCCGCTGCCGTGATCGCCCGCCACGACTCGCAGGGGGTGATGGTGGTACTGCCTGCCGATCATTTTATCGCAGATGAAGAGCGTTTTCGGGCAACGCTGCTGGCGGCACGGGAACCGGCCTTCAACGGCTATCTGGTAACGCTGGGGATAACCCCGGACAGGCCGGAGACCGGTTACGGTTATATCGAGGCGGACAAGGCCTATCGGGGTGCCGGTCCCTATCCGGTAAAGCGGTTTGTGGAAAAGCCCAACCTGGAGAAGGCGCTGGAATACCTGGAAGCCGGTAGTTTTTACTGGAACAGCGGCATGTTTCTCTGGCGGGCCGATACCATTCTGGAAGAGATGTCAAGCCACATGCCCGAACTGTACCGGGAGCTGGACGGCCTCGATTCCGGCAGCGATATCTGGGAGATTGCCGATCTCAAGCCCCAGATCGAGGCCATATATGGCCGGATTGCTAGTGAGTCTATCGATTACGGCATCATGGAAAAATCCGAAAAGGTGGAAGTCCTGCCGGCCGAGTTTGGCTGGAGCGACGTGGGTAGCTGGAGCGCCATGCCGGCACTGCTTGAGGCAGACACGAACGGTAACGTGGCAATGAACGACACCCGCTTGATCGCCATCGATGCCAAAGGTTGCCTGGTGAACGGCAGCGGCAAGCTGGTGGCGCTGGTCGGGGTGAGTGATCTGGCAGTGGTCAACACCGATGACGCGCTGCTGGTCTGCCCGCTCGACCGCGCCCAGGATGTGAAGAAGGTGGTCGAGGAACTGGAGCGCCAGGGGAAGAAGGAGTTGCTCTGA